The proteins below are encoded in one region of Amycolatopsis acidiphila:
- a CDS encoding ABC transporter permease: MNPALALATARRILTQLRHDPRTVVMLVVVPSLLMVLLRYVLASPRLFNATAPALLGVFPFLIMFLVTSITTLRERTSATLERLMTMPIGRLDLLFGYALAFGGLAVLQVGAATGVSLAWLDLDIRGSVWLLLLIAVLDALLGMALGLFVSAFARTEFQAIQFMPVFVLPQILLCGLFAARESMGWVLRWLSNVLPLSYAVEALGRVTGSSTVDLALVRDLLVVAGCALLALVLGAATLRRRTP, from the coding sequence ATGAACCCCGCACTCGCACTGGCCACCGCCCGGCGGATCCTGACCCAGCTGCGGCACGACCCGCGCACGGTCGTGATGCTGGTCGTCGTGCCGTCGCTGCTGATGGTGCTGCTGCGGTACGTGCTCGCCTCGCCGCGGCTGTTCAACGCCACCGCGCCCGCGCTGCTGGGCGTCTTCCCGTTCCTGATCATGTTCCTGGTCACCTCGATCACCACCCTGCGCGAACGCACGAGCGCGACCCTCGAACGACTGATGACGATGCCGATCGGCCGGCTGGACCTGCTGTTCGGCTACGCACTGGCGTTCGGCGGCCTCGCCGTCCTGCAGGTCGGGGCGGCGACGGGCGTGTCGCTGGCGTGGCTCGACCTCGACATCCGCGGCTCGGTATGGCTGCTGCTGCTCATCGCGGTGCTCGACGCGTTGCTGGGGATGGCGCTCGGGCTGTTCGTGAGTGCCTTCGCCCGGACGGAGTTCCAGGCGATCCAGTTCATGCCGGTGTTCGTGCTGCCGCAGATCCTGCTGTGCGGGCTGTTCGCGGCCCGCGAGTCGATGGGCTGGGTGCTGCGCTGGCTGTCGAACGTGCTGCCGCTGTCCTACGCGGTGGAGGCGCTCGGCCGCGTCACCGGCTCGTCCACAGTGGACCTCGCGCTGGTGCGGGACCTGCTGGTCGTGGCCGGGTGCGCGCTGCTCGCGCTGGTGCTGGGCGCGGCGACGCTGCGCCGCCGGACGCCGTGA
- a CDS encoding PPOX class F420-dependent oxidoreductase → MASGIDVLKDEKYVLLTTYRKDGTPVPTPVWAATDGGELMLWSERKAGKVKRIRRDGTVRVQGCDLRGRQTHGPEVTGTARLLDDEGTERVRRLIARKYGLVGRVTMFFSRLRGPKDRTVGIAVRAA, encoded by the coding sequence ATGGCATCCGGGATCGATGTGCTGAAGGACGAGAAGTACGTGCTGCTGACCACGTACCGCAAGGACGGCACCCCCGTGCCGACGCCCGTCTGGGCGGCCACGGACGGCGGCGAGCTGATGCTGTGGTCGGAGCGGAAGGCGGGCAAGGTCAAGCGCATCCGCCGGGACGGGACGGTGCGGGTCCAGGGCTGCGACCTTCGCGGGCGGCAGACGCACGGGCCCGAGGTGACAGGCACCGCGCGGTTGCTGGACGACGAGGGCACCGAGCGCGTGCGCCGCCTGATCGCCCGGAAGTACGGGCTCGTCGGGCGGGTGACGATGTTCTTCAGCCGCCTGCGCGGCCCGAAGGACCGCACCGTAGGCATCGCCGTCCGCGCCGCCTGA